The following proteins come from a genomic window of Dermacentor albipictus isolate Rhodes 1998 colony chromosome 8, USDA_Dalb.pri_finalv2, whole genome shotgun sequence:
- the LOC139048495 gene encoding mucin-4-like yields the protein MFTTLLTFQALTYLIPGPVCPSLTAESPPGNVYLHETSSPPTPLPLNKPNGISRLFPARARHTAWQPWNSPTSATTGPHCAQYKQQGIADYTGHNTARTTMFTTLLTFQVLTYLIPEPVCPSLTAESPPGTAYLHETSSPPTPLPPIKPNGISRLFTARALHTTWQPWNSPTSATTGPHCAQYKQQGIADYTGQNTARTTMLTTLLTFQVLTYLIPEPVCPSLTAESPPGTAYLHETSSPPTPLPPIKPNGISRLFPARARHTTWQPWNSPTSATTGPHCAQYKQQEIAVYTGQNTARTTMFTTLLTFQVLTYLIPEPVCPSLTAESPPGTAYLHETSSPPTPLPPIKPNGISRLFPARARHTTWQPWNSPTSATTGPHCAQYKQQGIADYTGQNTARTTMFTTLLTFQVLTYLIPEPVCPSLTAESPPGTAYLHETSSPPTPLPPIKPNGISRLFPARARHTTWQPWNSPTSATTGPHCAQYKEQGIADYTGQNTARTTMFTTLLTFQHSVLGLSPAGGLCHL from the exons ATGTTCACAACGCTCCTAACCTTCCAGGCACTGACGTACTTGATACCTGGACCCGTATGCCCTTCCCTGACCGCCGAAAGCCCGCCTGGAAACGTCTACCTGCACGAAACAAGTTCTCCGCCAACCCCACTGCCTCTTAACAAGCCTAATGGCATCAGCCGCCTGTTTCCAGCACGAGCCCGGCACACCGCCTGGCAACCTTGGAACTCTCCGACGTCAGCAACCACGGGACCACATTGCGCTCAATATAAACAGCAAGGAATCGCCGACTACACGGGGCACAACACCGCCAGAACAACGATGTTCACAACGCTCCTAACCTTCCAGGTACTGACGTACCTGATACCTGAACCCGTATGCCCTTCCCTGACCGCCGAAAGCCCGCCTGGAACCGCCTACCTGCACGAAACAAGTTCTCCACCGACCCCACTGCCTCCTATCAAGCCTAATGGCATCAGCCGCCTGTTTACAGCACGAGCCCTGCACACCACATGGCAACCTTGGAACTCTCCGACGTCAGCAACCACGGGACCACATTGCGCTCAATATAAACAGCAAGGAATCGCCGACTACACGGGGCAGAACACCGCCAGAACAACGATGTTGACAACGCTCCTAACCTTCCAGGTACTGACGTACCTGATACCTGAACCCGTATGCCCTTCCCTGACCGCCGAAAGCCCGCCTGGAACCGCCTACCTGCACGAAACAAGTTCTCCGCCGACCCCACTGCCTCCTATCAAGCCTAATGGCATCAGCCGCCTGTTTCCAGCACGAGCCCGGCACACCACATGGCAACCTTGGAACTCTCCGACGTCAGCAACCACGGGACCACATTGCGCTCAATATAAACAGCAAGAAATCGCCGTCTACACGGGGCAGAACACCGCCAGAACAACGATGTTCACAACGCTCCTAACCTTCCAGGTACTGACGTACCTGATACCTGAACCCGTATGCCCTTCCCTTACCGCCGAAAGCCCGCCTGGAACCGCCTACCTGCACGAAACAAGTTCTCCGCCGACCCCACTGCCTCCTATCAAGCCTAATGGCATCAGCCGCCTGTTTCCAGCACGAGCCCGGCACACCACATGGCAACCTTGGAACTCTCCGACGTCAGCAACCACGGGACCACATTGCGCTCAATATAAACAGCAAGGAATCGCCGACTACACGGGGCAGAACACCGCCAGAACAACGATGTTCACAACGCTCCTAACCTTCCAGGTACTGACGTACCTGATACCTGAACCCGTATGCCCTTCCCTGACCGCCGAAAGCCCGCCTGGAACCGCCTACCTGCACGAAACAAGTTCTCCGCCGACCCCACTGCCTCCTATCAAGCCTAATGGCATCAGCCGCCTGTTTCCAGCACGAGCCCGGCACACCACATGGCAACCTTGGAACTCTCCGACGTCAGCAACCACGGGACCACATTGCGCTCAATATAAAGAGCAAGGAATCGCCGACTACACGGGGCAGAACACCGCCAGAACAACGATGTTCACAACGCTCCTAACCTTCCAG CACTCCGTTTTAGGACTGTCCCCTGCAGGGGGTTTGTGCCATCTTTGA